The following proteins are encoded in a genomic region of Kineosporiaceae bacterium:
- a CDS encoding response regulator, translated as MSPRILMVDDEPRVLDALRRTLSGRYDLSVADSGAAALALMREASEAGMPFAVIVSDMMMPGMNGAQFLTEARHLDPDAVALVLSGQADLESTITAVNEAGLFGFLTKPCPPQILTNALDRAIAQHHLVISERQLLERTVRGSVDMLTELMAGTAPLAFARATQIKGLVSAVSSSLGLDREWELPLAARLSQLGCLAVPTEVLERAYRGLDLTPEHRAIYAGHPGAARAMLERIPRLERVAKWIGAQPLTPEDAPPAEASSAQLIFCVSVATVSAHYAVDDPEHAVGRVERSGRYPKQLLQALGRATHVLARRVGILREITVGQLRDGMELEQDVMTRTGMPLVRKGELVTETLSIRLHNFADTVGIVEPIRVMDYRTPGI; from the coding sequence ATGAGCCCGCGGATCTTGATGGTGGACGACGAGCCGCGCGTGCTCGATGCCCTCCGCCGCACCTTGTCGGGCCGCTACGACCTCAGCGTGGCCGACTCGGGAGCGGCCGCCCTGGCGCTGATGCGGGAGGCGAGCGAGGCGGGTATGCCGTTCGCCGTGATCGTCTCGGACATGATGATGCCCGGTATGAACGGCGCTCAATTCCTCACCGAGGCACGTCACCTCGACCCCGATGCGGTGGCCCTGGTGCTGAGTGGGCAGGCCGATCTGGAGTCGACCATCACCGCGGTCAACGAGGCCGGCCTGTTCGGGTTCCTGACCAAACCCTGCCCACCCCAGATCCTCACGAATGCTCTCGATCGCGCCATCGCGCAGCATCACCTGGTGATCTCGGAGCGCCAGCTGCTCGAGCGCACGGTGCGTGGCTCGGTCGACATGCTGACCGAGCTGATGGCCGGCACCGCCCCGCTCGCCTTCGCGCGCGCCACGCAGATCAAGGGCCTGGTCAGCGCCGTCAGCTCCTCGCTCGGTCTGGACCGGGAGTGGGAATTGCCCCTGGCCGCCCGGTTGAGTCAGCTCGGCTGCCTGGCCGTGCCCACCGAGGTGCTCGAACGGGCCTACCGCGGCCTCGACCTGACCCCTGAGCACCGCGCCATCTATGCCGGTCACCCAGGCGCTGCCCGGGCGATGCTGGAGCGGATCCCGCGGCTCGAGCGGGTGGCGAAGTGGATCGGCGCCCAGCCGCTGACACCCGAGGATGCCCCACCGGCAGAAGCGAGTTCGGCCCAACTGATCTTCTGTGTGTCCGTGGCCACCGTGAGCGCTCACTACGCCGTCGACGATCCCGAGCATGCCGTCGGTCGGGTGGAGCGTTCCGGTCGCTACCCCAAGCAGTTGTTGCAGGCGCTCGGCCGCGCGACCCATGTCCTGGCCCGGCGGGTCGGCATCCTGCGTGAGATCACGGTCGGGCAGCTGCGCGACGGCATGGAGCTCGAACAGGATGTGATGACCCGCACCGGGATGCCGTTGGTGCGCAAGGGCGAACTGGTCACCGAGACACTGTCCATCCGGTTGCACAACTTCGCCGACACGGTGGGCATCGTCGAGCCGATCCGGGTGATGGACTACCGCACGCCGGGCATCTGA